The following nucleotide sequence is from Nitrospinota bacterium.
CGAGACGGTCAGGTCCGGCGTGGCGGTGTTCTGGTCCACCTCGCGCGGCGCATTATGGAAAAAAGGGGAGACCTCCGGTGATTACCTGAAGATGGTGGACATATACGTGGACTGCGACCAGGATGCGCTGATATACGTTGTGGCCCCGCAAGGCGCCGGAGCCTGCCACACCAAGGATCCGAAAAGCGGCGCCGCGCGCAAAAGCTGCTTTTACCGGAAGATTGATTTTAGGACCGGGAAGCTTGCGGACAGAGAGTGAACAATGTTGATGACACGTTGACACAAATGAAACTCTCCCGGCATATAAGAAACA
It contains:
- a CDS encoding phosphoribosyl-AMP cyclohydrolase, with product MGKEELEEGSSLSLDFEKRGGLLPVIAQDASDGSVLMLGYVNREALDETVRSGVAVFWSTSRGALWKKGETSGDYLKMVDIYVDCDQDALIYVVAPQGAGACHTKDPKSGAARKSCFYRKIDFRTGKLADRE